The Argiope bruennichi chromosome 9, qqArgBrue1.1, whole genome shotgun sequence genome contains a region encoding:
- the LOC129985106 gene encoding protein jagunal-like, translating to MFSSLAIQGYGKLGEAFQLGVCQEPPVRNFSQECLHQASRVFTEVTCYVFYIPVFRNSRPMKQQVNGYVQEPMATPVQQQQTGGEQQQDVLVQEDHQQINSTAHVGNSDAQEFSLAIKPKGPPLFKLSALYKSRLKTCIFLHFLLFFVMLAKLSEDVLDRMDIFILELEELFIPKPLPFEYLWTASIIFAILGLRALSRNRLSSLRNYAAGTFVVGICPLLCAAVWFYPDVAEYAEKKQEAQVEKWQGIPVGVLWYFFITVALQVHFYSIFFAFKLIKIWRVKLKRV from the exons ATGTTTTCCTCCCTTGCTATTCAAGGCTATGGAAAACTTGGCGAGGCTTTCCAGCTTGGCGTCTGCCAAGAGCCACCCGTGAGGAACTTTTCCCAGGAGTGCCTCCATCAGGCCAGTAGGGTCTTTACGGAAGTCACGTGCTATGTTTTTTACATCCCCGTTTTCCGGAATTCGAGACCAATGAAACAACAGGTAAACGGATACGTCCAAGAACCGATGGCTACCCCTGTCCAGCAGCAACAAACCGGAGGTGAACAACAACAAGATGTCCTGGTCCAAGAAGATCACCAGCAGATCAATAGCACGGCACACGTAGGAAACAGCGATGCACAAGAATTCAGCCTTGCTATCAAACCGAAAGGACCTCCGCTATTCAAACTCAG cGCCTTATACAAAAGCCGTCTAAAGACATGCATCTTCCTGCACTTCCTCTTGTTTTTCGTCATGTTAGCCAAGCTATCCGAAGACGTCCTCGACAGAATGGACATTTTCATTTTGGAATTGGAAGAGCTCTTCATCCCTAAGCCGCTTCCCTTCGAATACCTGTGGACGGCGAGCATCATCTTTGCCATCCTAGGCCTGAGGGCCTTGTCTCGCAACAGACTATCCTCCTTGAGGAACTACGCAGCAGGCACCTTCGTTGTCGGCATCTGTCCATTGCTCTGTGCCGCCGTATGGTTTTACCCTGATGTCGCAGAATATGCCGAGAAAAAGCAAGAGGCCCAGGTGGAAAAATGGCAAGGAATACCCGTTGGAGTGTTGTGGTACTTCTTCATTACAGTAGCTCTTCAAGTgcatttctattctatttttttcgcATTCAAATTGATCAAGATATGGCGGGTCAAACTTAAAAGAGTTTGA